A single region of the Triticum dicoccoides isolate Atlit2015 ecotype Zavitan chromosome 2B, WEW_v2.0, whole genome shotgun sequence genome encodes:
- the LOC119368826 gene encoding uncharacterized protein LOC119368826, with protein sequence MCVNNPASIMSWDLITYGANLLDSHLPEDYVSGARVLTMLIDQDTPLAVRQLLIISPRQRIQKLIGTLAWRSLYEQEMRWFAARIVEHLAGNLNLAHFPGALECISTLLDEEALLLASVTLQGTKDLVFPGLRIIENLAHDEHNCTLICNTKDLLSNIVKPIRSNELVEDIKRNAEWTKVVVALLKVVSRLMDSSGTTGYEMRRLIADDSYAVRNLEALLDMDMKINNSIIELQMSAIEVLTQLTLHNSTILAMGIRAEIIKRAVHIFLTTHWMGDYLKDEKRKIDKPTTTQENTLTKVSMRRRMNDFVNKVCGVEAIKKETRMKEAKETTSRLKNKAGEALAMLSSDSEAVKSFTGCKDEDIHRLTELLNSNIKTIECKISATYTVEIDINIGCRISAAIILKHLSNYVKVPILQKVIGQLIRVKQDEPSTLRSHIKQYGDRRLQVEQLSLVAAICASNNVNLATILPLQMSPNSMYTMEDFVVSLKKMVEDNMYTTPVGLAIQKLTCKMVIEFMKHDQNIEMIDKHNIISTLLKASKEMDGLESRILFSGNDHDCHGVPLKPLSSVLSKNAEELLRQRKQDLVINIAPAGVPPP encoded by the exons ATGTGTGTAAATAACCCCGCTTCCATAATGAGCTGGGATTTGATCACATATGGTGCCAACTTGCTGgattcccatttaccggaggactaTGTTTCCGGTGCAAGGGTACTAACCATGCTGATTGATCAGGATACACCCTTGGCGGTAAGACAGTTGCTGATTATATCACCCAGACAAAGAATTCAGAAGCTAATCGGCACCCTTGCTTGGAGAAGCCTATACGAGCAAGAGATGAGATGGTTTGCAGCAAGGATTGTGGAGCATCTCGCCGGTAACCTCAACCTTGCTCACTTTCCAGGAGCATTGGAATGCATATCTACCCTCCTCGATGAAGAAGCTCTACTTTTAGCATCTGTAACTCTGCAAGGAACTAAGGATCTGGTTTTTCCAGGGTTAAGAATTATAGAGAACCTAGCTCATGATGAACATAATTGCACACTGATATGCAACACTAAGGATCTTCTCTCAAATATTGTGAAGCCTATCAGGTCCAATGAGTTAGTAGAGGATATCAAGAGAAACGCTGAATGGACCAAGGTAGTAGTCGCATTACTGAAAGTAGTGAGCAGACTCATGGACTCTTCAGGAACCACCGGATATGAGATGCGCAGATTAATTGCAGATGATAGTTATGCAGTCAGAAATTTGGAGGCCCTTCTGGACATGGATATGAAGATAAACAACAGTATCATAGAGCTACAAATGAGTGCTATAGAGGTTCTTACACAATTAACCTTACATAATTCAACAATTCTAGCAATGGGGATAAGAGCAGAAATTATTAAGAGAGCGGTACACATCTTCCTCACGACACATTGGATGGGAGATTATTTGAAAGATGAAAAAAGGAAGATCGATAAACCAACCACAACTCAAGAAAATACTTTAACCAAAGTGTCAATGCGCAGGCGTATGAATGATTTTGTTAACAAAGTCTGTGGAGTAGAGGCAATAAAGAAGGAAACGAGGATGAAAGAAGCTAAGGAAACTACAAGCCGGCTTAAAAACAAGGCGGGTGAAGCATTGGCCATGTTGTCCAGTGATTCAGAGGCTGTCAAGAGCTTCACAGGATGCAAAGATGAAGATATCCATCGTCTTACTGAATTGCTCAACTCCAATATCAAGACCATCGAATGCAAAATAAGTGCAACATATACTGTGGAAATAGATATCAACATCGGTTGTCGTATTAGTGCAGCAATCATCTTGAAGCATTTGAGCAACTACGTCAAGGTACCAATATTACAGAAG GTAATCGGACAATTGATTCGTGTAAAACAAGATGAGCCTTCCACTTTACGGAGCCATATTAAGCAGTATGGGGACAGGAGGCTGCAAGTAGAGCAGTTATCACTCGTTGCAGCGATATGTGCAAGCAACAATGTTAATCTTGCAACAATTTTACCTTTACAGATGTCCCCGAATAGCATGTACACTATGGAAGATTTTGTGGTCAGTCTCAAGAAGATGGTGGAGGACAACATGTACACTACCCCCGTAGGCCTGGCGATACAGAAGCTTACCTGCAAGATGGTTATAGAATTTATGAAGCATGATCAAAACATCGAAATGATCGACAAGCACAATATCATTAGCACATTACTGAAGGCTTCAAAGGAGATGGATGGGCTTGAGAGCAGAATACTTTTCTCTGGTAACGATCATGACTGCCACGGGGTTCCTCTGAAGCCTCTCTCTTCCGTTCTCTCTAAAAACGCAGAAGAACTTTTGAGACAGAGGAAACAGGATCTGGTCATCAACATTGCGCCTGCTGGTGTACCACCACCATGA